TTCTTATAGCTTCGCTTCTATTTAATCCGTATCTTATTGCGTATCTATCTAATAGTTCTAATAGATCTTCTTCTGCTTTAAATGTAACAACTCTCATCGCGTATCTAATATATATATTCTTAGTACTACGGTTTAAGTATTTTCTGGAGCGATAAGACTCTCTTAGGATTTCAAGAGAAATACTATAAGAGGAAGATTAATATAGTAGTTTTCATATATTTTTATTTAGAGGAAAGTACA
This genomic window from Acidianus manzaensis contains:
- a CDS encoding ribbon-helix-helix protein, CopG family, which encodes MRVVTFKAEEDLLELLDRYAIRYGLNRSEAIRKAIETLVKDEVSKDTVPVAKVEKIRL